ATTTTGCCACCTTTCCGCACAATTTCTTAAAGAAACCTCAGTAGATTTTATTGATATTCTCAAATATGACATACAACAAAATTATCTGTTAGTGTCTTTTTTCCCATGATCTAATAAGTGAGTTACGggttttcaattcttttcagattaatttgaaacttttaatCATGACATTGAATATAACACGTTATACCAAAGATATTGCATTATGGCAGATATATATGAAAGACCAGAAGACATTTagtgaaaaaaacccagtcaaaattagttttacacacatcaatagaaaaattaacatgtataaacatgcGCAAATGCCGTTCTTTTTTCAAGACAGTGTGCATCAATCTCTAcccagagttatcgttcctgctTCGCTCCACTTGTAGCGTAGCGTAATacgccctctggtgagagattgAGTATGCATATGAAGGAAAAGATAACTCCTACTTCGATAGCTCGAAATATATCCttatttaccaaaatatatttataaacaaaatagtatatttcattataatgtaataaatgttaaaagataatataaaacattatttttatatcagtatgcaaaaatttacattttaaaagtttaacgaTTTTAGCCGATGTTTATAAACTCGGGCTGCTTCGGAGCTAAAACCCGCGAAATTCTGCACGTGCCGTTAAAGACGAAGAAGATGGCAAACCAGACAGGTGGAAGTATAGGAACTGGCAACTTTAGATTTCAGGAAATCATTAATTATTGTCAAGTTTGAACTTAAGAACAtaagattcctaattaaatatTGGTGTTAAACAATaacataaattatattttaggaTATAATGCATAGGATTTTAGGAATCTGAGAAAATTGTCTTCTTTACATCCATAAATGTGGGAATAAAACTGAATGTATCGgtatgtccactaactcctctacctaaattgtgaaattcatagccCCTAAGCCAGAGGTTCAAGCCTTAGGGGGAGGGGCAGTAATATGTCCATATTGTGATAATGCATGATATATATCTCATCTGTAATGTTCAAGTATCTTCTTTTCTTCTCCCACACACTTGTAAAGAAAACTGAATTCTTAATTTTATCGACCAGGAAACCCTCcaccaaaattataaattaaatgtccCCTAATGTTGGGTCTGACTTAAGTCAGGCCAAAATAGTCATGGTGCTAATGCAtttaatgctttaaaaatgatcttCATTACttctattaaaaataaataaaaactgactgcagTGTTAATTGCCAAGGTTACTCAGACCGTCTGATAAATCCGATGAAATTTTATGAGGTCTGATTAAATACAATTGGACCAACTATCCGGAAAGGTTTAATGAGttctatttttcaaatttggCGAAAAACTTACTACATgcacatatttagaaaaaatatttactagaTGTCATATTTCGGAAAGCTACACTTTCAAAGTTAATTTGAAATGCAAACTTAACAAGCAAGTATTGATTTTCAATGCAGGTATTTCAAATAGCCTCCTTTGAACTTGATGATGGTGGCAAAGTACACAATTATTTAAACCCACCAGAAAAAACAGTGGAAGAAACCCTCCAAACCCCTGTGAAAACTCACATTTCTGTGAAAGGAATCTTACGAAAAGTAAGTACTTCCATAATGAGTTGGCAATTTCCGGCTTTCATACAAAACAATTAACTTGTTGCACTTGATTATAGTAACCCACCCAACCTTCAAACAAACCTCAGCAGAGATAATTCAATTGTTGTCTAGCTCTATCTATTCACTCATATTGAGGTCAATCAAATTTCTGGTTTGGCTTTCAATGAAGATGAAACAAATTATGGTTCATAGGGCTTTTCTCTCTCGATTGATCTCGATCTCCCGATCATTTCTTCAATAGATTCAATACTACTCAATGCTATTAATTtggataaattaaaataaagtttaaatattaaaagatttcaAAGTAACATTAACCCCTtctacattaaattttttattcaagataATACATTCTGACaatcttttttgtttcttaatatttttactttgaGGTCCATTTATACTCTATGATGTTTcatatgtaaacataaaatttgCAATATGATGAATAGAATTATTAATAGCAGTACtattaaattatatgaaaaatggaTGAAATCACAGAGAATCAGAGTTCATTCCAGCTTTACCAATATTCTCAATTTCGTATTCTACAATACCCTTTGTTCTCTGATAATGGCTacatgtttccttttttttttactaaaagagTTCGGATCTCATTGAGTCGCCAAACAGCAGAAGAAAAGAACTAATACTGGAATCTATGGAAGGAACATCGAAAATTGTATGCAAACTGTGGGGCAATTGTGCTCTGTTTGATGTTCCTCCACAAGACTCGATAATAACACTCACAGGCATGGATGTCACTTCATGGAGAGGAGAAATCTCCTTGAATTCTTCAGTACTTACAGAGTTGAAGGTATAACTTCGATTGCAGATATTCTAATGTTTTAATTACTTTCGGAAAAGAATAAAATTCAATACCagaaatcaaaaaaaataataataaagggaGGGCATAAATGCTGCTATTTATTGATATTCTAAATACAGTGTAGATTCATATTACAGTCATGACcatggactaatactgtggcccagGAGGGGGCCAAAGTTATCATATataggtgtgtgtgtgtgtggagagagagagagggagtaTAAAATGTTTGAAAGTCTTCTGAAGAACTTTATTGCCACAATATGTCAGTTAACAGCACTAGCATGTAGatagattctagattgttctAAATTTAACATGCAGACCAATTCCCTGCCTCCAGGACAggtttaaagtttaatattaaaaagttttaaaatcttcacaaatgcTTTAATGCTGTAACTTGTGATatcatttgatagaaaaaaatcttaactgTTCAAATTATTCTCGTATCCCCTCTAACACTTCTCTCCATGGCTGgaaggggttcaaattttaacaccTGAATAAATGACTAAACATCTCTACAAGAACCATAATGCATCAGTTTGTGGTAGCTAATCATCTCTCCCAGATTCAAACATTGACCACAGGACTGGTGGGATGCAAAATTCTAAATAGTTTAcaggaaaatctttaaacaaattttaatttatcatagCACCTTCTACCACATGTCTTAAACTCCATTAAGGTCAAAATTTGTTATGAAAAATGAAGAATTAATTTGTTACAAAACTGTTTCTCAGTTTACATAGGTGAGTGATTTAAGCCATATAActctttttattctattttaagaataattaaatatttatgttcTTTGCAGGAAACAGATGAAGATGGGACATTTGAGGGAGAAATTGAGGCAGTTAACTTTTCTGAGTATGTactttttcttcaatttaatgAGCAGTATTACTatgaatttaaacatttgatCAAATCAAtctattgaaaatttcaaatcattcaAAGAGACATATATATATTCAGGACAtactaaatattattattaggcctaagaaaaaaaaatggtttgtttccggtttcatgctgaaaaaaagtAGGGTCAGTCGgtcggaaattttttttttattttttcaaatattttttttttcctttaatattGCAGTATCCATACATGCGGTTAGATACTGACACTGCTGAATGGTATTAAATAAGCaatacttttaatatcattccTGACTATTAAGCTGGTCTTAAAAACTTCCTCTGCCAGTGATAAGAGCATTACTTAAATCTACAACACATGGAAACACacagccattttgaaacaaaacgttTGATTTACACTGATTTGAAAAGATCTAACTGCTTCAAGCGTTTTTGTGACCAAAATTTTGAGTAATTATTTTccaaatcggataaaaacggaaataaatgattttccataaaaaatccttttaaaaaagttttaggtCGGGGGATAAAagctagggtcggtcgggaaaccgGAAACAAGCCATTTTTAAGACGTtgagctaatgctcggcagccttctagcgatcttctggattggcaatcgtccaaaaattcatgcactgcaccgccttttaaatgcgcacaaaaaaataagttccttaaagtattaaacatattacaagatttttattccatttattcaactacattgtgtacaaaaaatccaaccttgcctccctggttattgatAACTCtttgcataagtataaatttgccTATTCAAGAATGGCGGATGAATATAAAaggtgtaaacattactaaatattattttagtttatcgatTACATTTTAACttgagaccgtgcccgatagaaataaaatttgatatgtaaatttatttgttatcgggcacggccTCCAAAATGAATAtaagcgataaacgtatctagtgattttgttgcaataaataaacacgataatgcagtCGGTTTGGTCAAGAAAAAAATaccacgtgttgtggatttgtttgtaaacaaccataccataggtaatcttgtttcaaacgggaattgaaataaataaaagtatgttttatttttataattagagACACACTGTAATTAATGTATTCAccttgaaaattgttcaaagactgtttaaagcagaaagaaaatacattgtataatttttttttaactttgaaatttctttgatttttgtaactatgatgagttattgtattataaacgcatcacaacatattatatatggaaatatagtgatttttgtttttaaagaacgcaaaacataattcatttactttttttattctaatatgtattatttgatatatgactattagtacaaaaattcaaattattgaaatcattttatcaatctatataaaagaaaatgtcagctcgacgcctttgtggccgttccgacctttgatttttcttaggccttatgccttctgtcagtttgttgCTATATACTCATTACTCATTTATTTTCTCGTAGCATACAAAGggtttatatagcgtaagcatactatgacGAAAAAGAGCACGGCAAATGTTTACAACGACAATCTTCGAAGCGCTTACAAGGGGGTTTCAAACTCTTGACACTGAAATCATTACGTCTTGAAGCTCAACGTAGAAACATATGATTGAcatcaaacaattaaaattatttatctttccAAAAACACCTCATTATTGACAGTAATTTTATAAGTTTAAGTTTTGATAAAATGGATTAAACAATTTCGAAGAAAATCTACCTGGGAATCACAAAAACgcatttttaaataacttttcatAAAGAATGTACGAGACAAAAATTCAAGGAGATTttgtctgctaaacatttcgtaTTTCTTGGAAAGGTGAACTTCTCTcgtttcttgaaaagaacataaacctgTACAACAggttgtacaacaacttgttcaTTAAATGATCAATCAATttgaaatcaattgattaatttgaaagaaaaaacacaAGCTTTTTCAGTGATTATTTTTTGAGACAAGACAACACTCAAACATTAcagctacatgtacttatagcaaagcacgtcagtatatacAACAGTCAACATGATAATAAcgagtgttgtgttgtgcatgtactatgcctaaatagtactgtggttttattaatattcgttgaatatcaattttcgtggatttcattgttaagttcatccacgaaatttaatgttcattgaagtgtaatttctattaacattttctattgatagggtcattggccacgaatttacgtatccttgaaactctgattttcactttatccacgaaaattgatacccttgaatattaatgaaaccacagtagtcagggtttgatacataatGCACTCACCTCCGGCTGGTGCaccatgtatcaaaccctgactactatttaggcatagtacatgtacaacacaacactattatataattgTAGTTCACCCTGATATAGActtcatttgaatttaattaGAAGCCATGGCCCATTAGCAAACTACCCACACTAATCTACAGCTTTCATATTCTTTTCAGTATTTAATCATtcaatttttactttcaaattttatgaaaaaaatcttgcatGTTAAAGCTTATGCTTGCATCTGTAAAAAACTACATGTTTTCATGGCATTCTCATTTTCAGTACTCAAAAACTGTGTTTTGCATTCTCATTGGTTTAAAGAGAATAGTACCTTGAAAGTTTTACTGCTAATGTAAATTACTCTAGATAGTGTAGCACACAAAAAATCTGtgaaaaatattaacatatgCAGTTCAattaccgtattttcccgacgattagtcggtatttttttcatctgaaGCAGAGCATCCGACTTATCGTCGAGATCGACTTGTCGTAGGCTTGAGGTCGGAAAATTGTCAAAAAGAGCATTAAAAATCTGATCTATAGTTGGTTGTGTGATTGGAAATTACCTTGTTGAATTTATTGATCAACTTTATTAATTATCGTTTTCACACATTTGTTAACACTTGTATACAAAGTAATAACGGTAATTAAAAATGGTAcatgtctttaatcaattaaaaaaaattaccgttacgtttttaaaaacacattttataaacaCGTCACATGGTGTCCATATATTATAAGTGGGAAGATAACATTGCacagtaaaattaaaaccaagtTCGAATGGAACAAATTATTACGGTTAGTCCCGGGAAATGTGTGTAAGTTATATTAGAGTTCATCTTTCAATTAATAATCATCCTAGAGATTTTACGTATTTTAACTGCACGTTCAGGATTAATATTTTCAGCAATATTGACGTTTTCTATATGTGAAATAATGGATTCTTTAATTTATACGGGCTATAAATGTAGATATTGTTCAGACCTAAATGCTTTGTCTTGAGTATCGTAATTGCAGATTGTTATAAGTTCAACTGCTGGTGATTAAGATTTTACTATGAGCACTAAACAGATCTCAATAATTCTTACGAGCAATAAACAgtttaataaaacttttcttatggtaaaaaatttgatctttaaaatgttctttaaaaataactttctaaaaaaaagttaagtttatattataaattgataCACGTTTATTTTCGGTAATTTGGTTTTTACAAAACACAagtttgacaataaaaaaatcattaaaaattaaaaaaccaattaaattATCGTTTAGATAATACCAATCAATCAAATACAGTTTAACATACTTTTTGTTAAACCAATCATCAATAAGATTAAAAAACCAAATTATTCAATCAGATGACGCCTTACATCTCCAGTGTTTTGATAGTGCTTTGACGGAGGGAACGTTTCAATCCTCTGGAGCGCTTAAAAGGGGGGCACACAGTCCTCTTGGCATCAAAGTCACCATGCCTCCAGTAGCCACACGACGTTCATACACCGCTGGATTCAAGGTTGAAGTCCTGGAGTTTGCAGAGGAAAACGGGAACATGGCTGCACAGAGAAAGTTTGGAGTGAATGAAAAGCTCGTTCGAGACTGGCGGAAGCAGAAAGACGCACTGAAGAAGACCAAGAAATCCCAGAAAGCCTTCCGTACTCACGCACCACGCTGGCCCGAGCTTGAGGATCGTATGGAGGCCTTCGTACTGGAGCAGCGATCGGCATGCAGAGCCCTGAACACTGTCCAGCTACGCCTGAAAGCGAAAGCCATGGCAGAAGAGATGAAGATAGAAGATTTCCAGGGAACGGTATCCTGGTGCTTCCGTTTTATGAAGAGGAAGAACCTGGCCATTAGACAGCGGACCACCCTCTCCCAGACCCTACCCGACGATCATCGAGAGAAGATGGCAGCATTTCAGGCTTTCGTCGCTGACCAGACGAAGAAATTCAACCTCGGCAGCGACCAAATTGTCAACATGGACGAGGTGCCACTAACTTTCGACATTCCGATGAACAGGACCATCGAGAGCAAGGGAGCCAGCAGCGTGAACATCCGAACAACGGGGCACGAGAAGGCCAGCTTTACCGTAGTCCTTGCATGCACTGCCAGTGGGAAAAAGCTGCCCCCCATGGTAATCTTCAAGAGGAAGACGGCAATCAAAGACAAGTTACCCCCCGGCGTCATTGTTCATCAGAACGAGAAGGGATGGATGGATAATGAAGTCATGGACCTGTGGCTGAACAGATGTTACGTCAAGCGGCCTGGAGGATTTTTCCGACAGAAAAAGAGCCTGCTTGTCCTCGACTCAATGCGGGCCCATATCAGCGACGTCACGAAAGAGAGGATCCGCGCCACAGATTCCATCCCTGCTGTCATCCCCGGCGGTCTGACCAAGCTACTCCAGCCCCTGGATATCTCCGTTAACAGATGCTTTAAGGCAGAGCTGCGACACATCTGGGAGGACTGGATGAACAACGGAGACAAAAGCTTCACAGCGACCGGACGTATGCGACGGGCCTCATACCCTACCGTGGTGCAGTGGGTGAAGGACGCCTGGAATGCAGTACCAGAGACAGCCATAATCAACGGGTTCATCAAGGCCAACATCGTCGACGTGCCACTACTAGAT
The nucleotide sequence above comes from Magallana gigas chromosome 2, xbMagGiga1.1, whole genome shotgun sequence. Encoded proteins:
- the LOC117685958 gene encoding uncharacterized protein, with translation MQVFQIASFELDDGGKVHNYLNPPEKTVEETLQTPVKTHISVKGILRKSSDLIESPNSRRKELILESMEGTSKIVCKLWGNCALFDVPPQDSIITLTGMDVTSWRGEISLNSSVLTELKETDEDGTFEGEIEAVNFSENYSYVIVNSRTFKMPTKTAIQIFGGKKFKDSITIKGMSKGTTITHVEVCNPAKKQKKD